A DNA window from Hordeum vulgare subsp. vulgare chromosome 1H, MorexV3_pseudomolecules_assembly, whole genome shotgun sequence contains the following coding sequences:
- the LOC123410974 gene encoding uncharacterized protein LOC123410974, with the protein MEATSSLTRSLSLVPRPRRSSRAPKSPHMPTLSPAPRVLPLRRARSDADLLGSVVPAAAPGSAGSVLLRSPRPRTRNEEDAPMEDCFDGAGAGKGNNSSGRGGGGGGAGGNGQSAGMGEHYRRVLRLEPGNPLLLRNYGKYLHEVEHDLAGAEEYYGRALLACPGDADLLGLYGRVLWEANQDKDRAAGYFERAVQAAPDDCYVLGSYASFLWDAEDEDEEEASTAAACSPALVPAC; encoded by the exons ATGGAAGCCACCTCGTCCCTCACgcgctccctctccctcgtcccCCGCCCCCGCCGCTCCTCCCGCGCCCCCAAGTCCCCGCACATGCCCACCCTCTCCCCGGCGCCGCGCGTCCTCCCGCTCCGCCGCGCCAGGTCCGACGCCGACCTCCTCGGATCCGTCGTCCCCGCCGCGGCTCCAGGCTCCGCCGGCTCCGTCCTCCTCCGCTCGCCCCGTCCACGGACGCGCAACGAGGAGGACGCACCGATGGAGGACTGCTTcgacggcgccggcgccggcaagGGCAACAACAGCTCCGGCCgcggcgggggcggcggaggCGCCGGCGGCAACGGCCAGAGCGCCGGCATGGGGGAGCACTACCGCAGGGTGCTGAGGCTGGAGCCGGGCAACCCGCTGCTGCTGCGCAACTACGGCAAGTACCTGCACGAGGTGGAGCACGACCTGGCGGGCGccgaggagtactacggccgcgccCTGCTCGCCTGCCCCGGCGACGCCGACCTGCTCGGCCTCTACGGCCGCGTCCTCTGGGAGGCCAACCAGGACAAGGACCGCGCCGCCGGATACTTCGAGCGCGCCGTCCAGGCCGCGCCCGACGACTG CTACGTGCTGGGATCGTACGCGAGCTTCCTGTGGGAcgccgaggacgaggacgaggaagaaGCGAGCACGGCGGCGGCCTGCTCTCCGGCGTTGGTGCCGGCCTGCTGA